The following proteins are co-located in the Corynebacterium kalinowskii genome:
- a CDS encoding Type 1 glutamine amidotransferase-like domain-containing protein — protein sequence MKLILTSFLHSRLPEYVSGKVAYIGDAARSYGDAPWVMTERNTLVEQGFEVIDLPVASTPLEEFDKVLSEVDAVYVAGGETFDLLYVLRSTGAFEILQEKVKSGLTYIGTSAGSVLVGPSIEPISLMDSPDKAPDLKDFTGLNLVDICVVPHASGTIASYPITVIAEIVAKYGEQYPLQLLRDGQALVIEDGSVRLI from the coding sequence ATGAAACTCATCCTCACTTCTTTCCTGCACTCCCGTCTACCTGAGTATGTTTCAGGAAAGGTGGCCTACATCGGCGATGCTGCACGCAGCTACGGGGATGCGCCTTGGGTAATGACCGAGCGAAATACCCTTGTGGAGCAGGGGTTTGAAGTGATCGACCTGCCGGTGGCGAGCACACCGCTTGAAGAATTCGACAAGGTTTTGTCCGAGGTTGACGCAGTTTATGTAGCAGGTGGAGAAACCTTTGACCTGCTGTACGTTCTGCGAAGCACGGGTGCGTTTGAGATCCTCCAAGAAAAGGTCAAGAGTGGGCTGACGTACATCGGGACTAGCGCCGGATCAGTCCTTGTGGGGCCTTCGATCGAACCGATCTCGCTTATGGACTCACCGGACAAAGCTCCTGACCTTAAGGACTTCACCGGGCTCAATCTGGTGGACATCTGCGTGGTTCCACACGCTTCCGGAACAATCGCTTCCTACCCGATTACCGTCATTGCCGAGATCGTTGCCAAATACGGCGAGCAGTATCCATTGCAGCTTCTACGCGACGGGCAAGCGCTCGTCATTGAGGATGGATCTGTTCGTCTGATTTAG
- a CDS encoding nucleotide pyrophosphohydrolase — MAIAQRATDALLSFSKARDWGQFHTPENLSKSIAIEAAELLECFQWSNEFDLEEIKGELADVVSYCILLAQVTNIDLTEAILEKVALNESRYPLEKSTGTSTKYDRL; from the coding sequence ATGGCAATCGCTCAGCGGGCAACCGATGCGCTCTTGAGTTTCTCGAAGGCAAGGGACTGGGGACAATTTCACACCCCAGAGAACTTGTCGAAGTCTATAGCGATCGAGGCTGCTGAACTCTTAGAGTGCTTCCAATGGAGTAATGAGTTTGATCTTGAGGAAATCAAAGGTGAACTCGCAGACGTAGTTAGCTATTGCATATTGCTCGCGCAGGTGACAAATATCGACCTAACTGAAGCCATCCTTGAAAAAGTTGCTCTCAATGAGTCGCGTTATCCGTTGGAGAAGAGCACCGGAACGTCGACAAAGTATGACAGGCTCTAA
- a CDS encoding DUF2075 domain-containing protein: protein MAKTPLPARRAFVEKISYDAEALKDIEKVTGDLRKYLLEYPTVYVISMREDGGYRVYVGETNSIIQRTKQHLEGDTSARHSRREAWRAFKSADGTELYIIGHSLFNKSLTLDVENRLMQYLPSNAAVKSADENSVFAENARTNAQGEYFTKEHLEESFHQIWNKLHKLDSELFPTEKIIRESALFKASPFHTLTAEQLDAKYEIIESVIEQFKMAEDPRLILVSGAAGTGKTVLLSSLFYDLAQDLPEVEAQLGRTKLNTYLLVNHDEQVKVYEQVAEKLGLSSSKAPRVFKPTSFINNHDPNDPVDVVLIDEAHLLWTQGKQSYRGKNHLKDVLDRAKVVVAVFDPDQILAANQIWEPQELAWMHERANSRIELQMQMRMLASEETTEWIRKFVHEGTIDPIPSDEGYEIRVFDDPSDLHNAISEKASSVEQGLSRLLATYDWKFSSGSKPESGEPWMVQIGDFVLPWNNQQKFVFPRGSVEKDASWAEKPQTINEVGSTFTIQGFDLNYAGVIIGPSVKYRDGKVNFDPASSQNPNVRNKRTLADGSKQSFAELLLQNQLNVLLTRGVHGLYLFATDPELQSRLKEAIR, encoded by the coding sequence ATGGCGAAGACCCCACTACCCGCTCGCAGAGCGTTTGTCGAAAAGATTTCCTACGACGCCGAAGCCTTGAAGGATATTGAGAAAGTAACAGGTGATCTCCGCAAATACTTGCTCGAGTATCCGACCGTGTACGTGATCTCGATGAGAGAGGATGGCGGATATCGAGTTTATGTCGGGGAAACAAACTCGATCATCCAAAGAACAAAACAGCATCTCGAAGGGGATACCAGCGCACGCCATTCCCGCAGGGAGGCTTGGCGTGCCTTCAAATCAGCAGATGGCACCGAGCTTTACATCATTGGGCATTCTCTGTTTAACAAGTCACTTACTTTGGACGTCGAAAACAGACTGATGCAGTATTTACCTAGCAACGCTGCCGTCAAATCAGCGGATGAGAATTCGGTGTTCGCCGAGAATGCACGTACCAACGCACAAGGTGAGTACTTTACGAAGGAACACCTTGAAGAGTCATTCCATCAGATTTGGAACAAGCTTCATAAGCTGGATAGCGAACTCTTCCCGACTGAGAAGATCATCCGCGAGTCAGCGCTATTCAAAGCTTCGCCTTTCCACACGCTGACCGCGGAACAGCTTGATGCGAAATACGAGATCATTGAATCAGTAATTGAACAGTTCAAGATGGCTGAAGATCCGCGTTTGATCTTGGTTTCAGGAGCCGCAGGTACAGGAAAAACTGTGCTGCTAAGCAGCCTATTTTATGATTTAGCCCAAGATTTGCCGGAAGTAGAAGCCCAACTCGGCCGAACCAAGCTCAACACCTATTTGTTAGTTAACCACGACGAACAGGTCAAGGTGTACGAGCAAGTAGCTGAGAAACTAGGCCTTTCAAGCTCGAAAGCTCCGCGAGTTTTTAAGCCGACATCGTTCATTAATAATCATGACCCGAATGACCCTGTCGATGTGGTTCTTATCGATGAAGCACATCTGCTATGGACTCAAGGTAAGCAGTCATATCGAGGGAAAAATCATCTAAAGGATGTTCTTGATAGAGCCAAAGTAGTTGTCGCGGTGTTTGATCCGGATCAGATATTGGCAGCTAACCAGATCTGGGAACCTCAAGAACTCGCATGGATGCATGAACGTGCAAATAGTCGAATTGAACTGCAGATGCAGATGCGAATGCTGGCATCTGAGGAAACAACGGAATGGATCAGGAAATTCGTCCACGAGGGAACCATTGATCCGATTCCGTCCGATGAAGGTTATGAGATTCGAGTTTTTGACGATCCGAGCGACCTCCATAACGCAATCTCGGAGAAAGCCTCCAGTGTGGAGCAAGGCTTATCTAGGCTGTTGGCCACGTACGACTGGAAGTTCTCCAGTGGCAGTAAACCTGAAAGCGGAGAGCCCTGGATGGTTCAAATTGGAGACTTCGTACTACCGTGGAATAACCAGCAGAAGTTCGTATTTCCGCGTGGTTCGGTTGAAAAGGATGCTAGCTGGGCTGAAAAACCACAAACAATCAATGAAGTGGGATCGACCTTTACTATCCAAGGTTTCGATTTGAACTATGCGGGCGTAATCATTGGGCCATCTGTGAAATACCGCGATGGAAAGGTGAATTTCGACCCTGCTTCAAGTCAGAATCCAAATGTTCGGAATAAGCGCACACTGGCTGATGGTTCAAAGCAGTCTTTTGCGGAGCTACTCCTCCAGAATCAGTTGAACGTCTTGTTAACTCGTGGAGTTCACGGACTCTATCTCTTCGCGACTGATCCTGAGCTGCAAAGCCGGTTGAAGGAAGCGATTCGCTAA
- a CDS encoding ABC transporter substrate-binding protein, whose amino-acid sequence MNLIKPIVALTASAALLTACAEPAAEKSTETKANTEKAKITVYTSEPEAKVDEINKAFMAKNPNIQVEVFRAGTGDLNARIESEKKTGKVGADILWAADAPTFETYAKAGDLAKLEKLDTKSVKSEAKDPNGFYVGTRFIPTVIAYNTKDITDAPKSWADLTDPKYLDKLVLPDPAVSGAAAFNAAAWKNDPALGEEWIKKLGENKPMIAKSNGPASQEIASGSRPVGIVVDYLVRDLAVKGSPIAVAYPTEGAPYITEPAGIFKDSANQDAATKYLEYLISKEGQELAVKQNYLPVREDAGSPKDAPALKDIKLMKQDMEKITADKKAATAAFQDAMK is encoded by the coding sequence ATGAACTTGATCAAGCCCATCGTCGCCCTAACTGCTTCCGCTGCCTTGCTCACTGCCTGCGCTGAACCTGCTGCTGAAAAGAGCACGGAAACCAAAGCAAACACTGAAAAGGCCAAGATCACGGTCTACACCTCCGAGCCAGAGGCCAAGGTGGATGAGATCAACAAGGCATTCATGGCGAAGAACCCGAACATCCAGGTTGAGGTGTTCCGTGCCGGCACTGGCGATCTGAATGCGCGCATCGAATCCGAGAAGAAGACCGGCAAGGTTGGAGCCGACATCCTGTGGGCTGCCGACGCCCCAACTTTCGAGACCTATGCGAAGGCAGGCGACCTCGCCAAGCTTGAGAAGCTGGACACCAAGTCAGTAAAGAGCGAAGCCAAGGATCCCAACGGCTTCTATGTGGGCACCCGTTTCATCCCTACCGTGATCGCCTACAACACCAAGGACATCACTGATGCACCGAAGTCGTGGGCTGACCTGACCGATCCGAAGTACCTGGACAAGCTGGTCCTCCCGGACCCAGCGGTCTCTGGTGCCGCTGCGTTCAACGCCGCTGCCTGGAAGAATGATCCTGCTCTGGGTGAGGAGTGGATCAAGAAGCTTGGTGAGAACAAGCCGATGATCGCAAAGTCCAATGGTCCGGCTTCCCAGGAGATCGCTAGCGGTTCCCGCCCAGTTGGCATCGTGGTGGACTACCTGGTCCGCGATCTCGCAGTGAAGGGTTCGCCTATCGCTGTGGCTTACCCAACTGAGGGCGCACCGTACATCACTGAGCCAGCGGGCATCTTCAAGGATTCCGCTAACCAGGATGCCGCGACCAAGTACCTCGAATACCTGATCTCCAAAGAAGGCCAGGAACTTGCCGTGAAGCAGAACTACCTGCCGGTTCGCGAGGATGCCGGTTCCCCGAAGGACGCCCCAGCCCTGAAGGACATCAAATTGATGAAGCAGGACATGGAAAAGATCACCGCTGACAAGAAGGCTGCCACGGCTGCATTCCAGGACGCAATGAAGTGA
- a CDS encoding ABC transporter permease — translation MRMGLWLILIGLFLAPLGLVVSLAMGGNQIPVLLEQGIGTATWNSAYTTVLASVGAVVVGTLAALMLERTDIRGAKALRLLVLSPLLVPPFIGAIAWMQLFGPRQGVNSWFDREIWNVYGPDGVVVLMILHSYPVVYMVIASALKHIPGDMEHAARISGASTWTAMRTVTLPLLRSAILSVFTLTAVANLADFGIPAILGSPERFETLATMIYRFMDSGTVTNPLQVVSTVGVVLLLLGIAAVICDYVVSLWASTSVGDGATQRYPLGRARGLTTALAWLLGLVVTLAPLVGLGYRSLLPAPGVPFTWSTISLDNFELALGNPRVIEGFSNSALLACGAAVLCGVLGWLAGILVTRTRHWSNTAMSLVILLPTALPGLIIGVGWLILGRYTGTYNTRWIILGAYVCAFTALVLQAVRAPLQQTPLAVEEAARISGASQLRSLLDTTGRMALPAALSGAVLVLVTAVRELTISVLLVAPGTTTLGVQVFNLQMAGDYNQASALSLLFVLIGVLALGLTLREKVS, via the coding sequence ATGAGGATGGGCCTCTGGCTCATCCTCATTGGACTCTTTCTCGCGCCACTCGGCCTAGTGGTTTCCCTAGCAATGGGCGGGAATCAAATCCCGGTCCTGCTGGAACAAGGAATCGGCACGGCCACGTGGAACTCTGCGTACACCACTGTCCTAGCGAGTGTGGGGGCAGTGGTCGTCGGCACGCTGGCGGCACTCATGCTGGAACGCACCGACATCCGCGGCGCCAAAGCCCTCCGATTGTTGGTGCTGAGCCCGCTGTTGGTGCCGCCCTTCATCGGGGCGATCGCGTGGATGCAGCTGTTCGGCCCGCGGCAGGGCGTGAACAGCTGGTTCGACCGCGAAATCTGGAACGTCTACGGGCCCGATGGGGTAGTGGTCCTGATGATCCTGCACTCCTATCCAGTGGTGTACATGGTGATCGCAAGCGCTCTCAAGCACATTCCCGGCGACATGGAACACGCCGCCCGCATCTCCGGGGCCAGCACGTGGACCGCGATGCGCACCGTGACGCTGCCACTGCTGCGCTCCGCGATCCTCAGTGTCTTCACGCTGACGGCGGTAGCGAACCTTGCCGACTTCGGCATCCCCGCGATTCTCGGCTCCCCAGAACGCTTCGAGACACTCGCCACCATGATCTACCGCTTCATGGATTCCGGCACCGTGACTAACCCGCTCCAGGTGGTATCCACGGTCGGCGTTGTACTGCTGTTGCTCGGCATTGCGGCAGTGATCTGCGATTATGTGGTGTCGCTGTGGGCGTCGACAAGCGTTGGGGACGGCGCAACCCAGCGCTACCCACTCGGGCGAGCACGTGGCTTAACGACGGCCCTGGCCTGGTTACTCGGCCTAGTGGTCACACTCGCGCCGCTGGTGGGACTCGGATACCGATCCCTGCTGCCTGCGCCGGGCGTGCCTTTTACCTGGTCAACGATTTCCTTGGACAACTTCGAGCTGGCGCTGGGCAACCCGCGGGTGATCGAAGGCTTTAGCAATTCGGCGCTCCTGGCCTGCGGTGCGGCTGTGCTGTGCGGCGTGCTGGGCTGGCTCGCCGGCATTCTGGTCACGCGGACGAGGCACTGGTCGAACACGGCGATGAGCCTGGTGATTTTGCTGCCGACGGCGCTGCCCGGACTCATCATTGGCGTGGGCTGGCTGATCCTGGGCCGATACACCGGCACGTACAACACACGCTGGATAATTCTCGGCGCGTACGTCTGCGCGTTCACCGCGCTGGTGCTGCAAGCGGTGCGCGCTCCATTGCAGCAAACACCGTTGGCGGTGGAGGAGGCTGCCCGGATCTCCGGAGCCTCCCAATTACGTTCTTTGCTGGACACCACCGGCCGGATGGCACTGCCCGCAGCGCTCTCTGGGGCAGTGTTGGTGCTGGTTACCGCAGTGCGTGAGCTGACTATTTCGGTTCTGCTGGTTGCGCCGGGGACCACGACGCTCGGCGTCCAAGTGTTCAACCTCCAGATGGCTGGCGACTACAACCAAGCCAGCGCACTGTCGTTGCTGTTTGTGCTCATTGGTGTGCTTGCCCTGGGCTTAACTTTGAGGGAGAAGGTCTCTTGA
- a CDS encoding ABC transporter ATP-binding protein has translation MISLTDVSVTFPDGTVGLSDISLDVAPGEFICLVGPSGSGKTTLLRTIAGFISPSSGALSIAGAAMDGVPPEKRGLGMVFQQHAVWPHMNVFENVAYPLRRTGAFSAEAVSEALSLVGLDGFEKRSPASLSGGQRQRVALARAVVANPRVLLLDEALSALDEPLRDALRRDILALVRRQGLTTVHVTHDRSEALALADRVVVLSDGEVQQIGSPQEILTRPASALVASFMGDATVLPSGEAVMPADVVLSAVGSRRGIVQSVLFERTGYSITVLSEGLTFRAFTSERVSIGDEVGLEFQRVMGF, from the coding sequence TTGATCTCATTGACTGACGTGTCCGTGACATTCCCAGATGGCACGGTGGGGCTGTCCGATATTTCGCTCGACGTCGCGCCCGGCGAGTTCATCTGCCTGGTCGGCCCCTCCGGTTCCGGCAAAACGACGCTCCTGCGCACCATCGCCGGCTTCATCTCGCCATCCTCCGGGGCGCTATCAATCGCTGGTGCTGCGATGGACGGCGTGCCACCGGAAAAGCGCGGCCTCGGCATGGTGTTTCAGCAGCACGCGGTGTGGCCGCACATGAACGTGTTCGAGAACGTGGCGTATCCGTTGCGTCGCACCGGAGCATTCAGCGCCGAGGCAGTCTCTGAGGCCCTGTCCTTGGTCGGGTTGGACGGATTCGAAAAGCGCTCGCCGGCGAGCCTGTCCGGCGGCCAGCGACAGCGCGTGGCATTGGCCCGTGCGGTGGTGGCCAACCCGCGCGTGCTGCTTCTCGACGAAGCACTGTCCGCATTGGACGAGCCGCTGCGTGATGCTTTGCGACGCGACATCTTGGCTTTGGTTCGGCGGCAGGGCCTGACCACTGTGCACGTCACCCACGACCGTTCGGAAGCATTGGCACTGGCCGATAGGGTAGTGGTGCTTTCCGATGGCGAGGTTCAACAGATCGGATCGCCGCAGGAGATCTTAACCAGACCTGCTTCCGCCTTAGTAGCTTCGTTCATGGGGGACGCCACGGTACTTCCCTCTGGGGAAGCAGTGATGCCTGCGGATGTGGTTCTATCTGCTGTTGGTTCACGTCGGGGCATAGTTCAATCCGTGCTTTTCGAGCGCACCGGGTACTCGATAACCGTGCTTTCCGAGGGGCTGACGTTTAGAGCTTTCACTTCAGAGCGGGTGTCAATCGGGGACGAAGTCGGGTTGGAATTTCAGCGGGTGATGGGGTTTTAG
- a CDS encoding aspartate aminotransferase family protein translates to MSTFEQAVQADRAHVFHSWSAQDHVSPLPIAGGSGAHFWDPNGKKYLDFSSQLVNLNLGHQHPRLIESIKRQAETVATVAPAFANDTRSELARLICDAAPQGFEHVFFTNGGADANENAVRMARLHTGRRKVLSAYRSYHGATSTAISLTGDPRRWANEPSDSSVVHFIGPYPYRSAFYAESPEQETERALAHLRATIELEGPDTISAIILETIVGTNGILIPPPGFLPGVRKLCDEFGILYIADEVMAGFGRTGKMFAFEHFDVVPDLITFAKGVNSGYVPLGGVVISDPIYQTFTNRVFPGGLTYSGHPLACAPGVETFKIFEEERVLEHVNELADAVIRPRLEEFASRNPLVGEVRGLGFFWAIELVSSKETKDPLVPFNASGPAAKPMTDFTVACKEKGLWPFTHFNRVHITPPLVTTKEELERGLDITFEVLDDLASKLS, encoded by the coding sequence GTGTCTACTTTTGAACAAGCAGTACAAGCAGACCGAGCACATGTGTTTCATTCCTGGTCCGCACAGGACCATGTGTCTCCTCTTCCGATCGCCGGTGGATCCGGTGCCCATTTCTGGGATCCCAATGGAAAGAAGTACCTAGATTTTTCCTCTCAGCTGGTCAATCTAAATCTAGGTCACCAGCACCCGCGCCTGATTGAGTCGATCAAGCGCCAAGCAGAAACTGTCGCGACTGTCGCTCCTGCTTTCGCTAACGACACCCGCTCGGAGCTGGCACGGCTCATTTGCGACGCCGCTCCACAAGGGTTCGAGCATGTCTTTTTCACCAACGGTGGCGCGGATGCGAACGAAAATGCTGTGCGAATGGCGAGACTGCACACTGGGCGTCGAAAAGTGCTGTCCGCTTATCGTTCGTATCACGGAGCTACTTCTACTGCGATCAGCTTGACTGGCGACCCCCGCCGTTGGGCGAACGAACCTAGCGACAGTTCTGTCGTCCACTTCATCGGACCGTACCCTTATCGTTCTGCGTTCTACGCCGAGTCCCCGGAACAAGAAACCGAGCGCGCACTTGCCCACCTGCGGGCCACCATTGAGTTGGAGGGGCCGGACACAATCTCTGCAATCATCCTGGAAACGATTGTGGGCACGAACGGTATCCTAATCCCGCCTCCGGGTTTCCTCCCTGGCGTCCGCAAGCTTTGCGACGAATTTGGCATTCTCTACATTGCTGACGAAGTCATGGCTGGTTTCGGAAGAACCGGCAAGATGTTTGCCTTTGAGCACTTCGATGTTGTGCCGGACCTCATCACGTTCGCAAAGGGCGTGAACAGCGGCTATGTTCCACTCGGCGGTGTGGTAATCAGCGACCCGATCTACCAAACCTTCACCAACCGCGTGTTCCCAGGCGGGCTTACCTATTCCGGCCACCCATTGGCGTGCGCCCCTGGCGTAGAAACATTCAAGATTTTCGAAGAAGAACGAGTTTTGGAGCACGTGAACGAACTGGCCGACGCTGTGATTAGGCCACGCCTCGAAGAATTCGCATCAAGGAACCCGCTCGTTGGCGAAGTGAGAGGCTTGGGCTTCTTCTGGGCGATCGAGCTCGTGTCTTCCAAGGAAACCAAAGATCCACTCGTCCCGTTTAACGCTTCAGGACCGGCAGCAAAGCCAATGACAGATTTCACCGTCGCCTGTAAAGAAAAGGGACTGTGGCCGTTCACCCACTTTAACCGTGTTCATATCACTCCTCCTCTGGTCACAACCAAGGAAGAACTGGAACGTGGTTTGGACATCACGTTCGAAGTGTTGGACGACTTGGCATCTAAGTTGTCGTAG
- a CDS encoding CoA-acylating methylmalonate-semialdehyde dehydrogenase — MNSLVPNIVSGNKVEPQDSLIDVLNPSTGEAFGQLCRADRQAVSDAISAADDAFGQWRQTSLAKRTEVMFNLRQIIRSRSDELAAVITREHGKTLDDAAGEIARGLENVEFCAGLLNHMKGEFLEQAATGIDVKQIKQPVGVVSCVTPFNFPAMVPLWMITTAIAAGNAVILKPSEHTPYAANWIVEAFHEAGLPPGVLNVVHGGKEVVDQLIEDPRVKAISFVGSTPVAKSIYANAAQNGKRVQALGGAKNHMIVMPDADLEAAADCAISAGFGSAGERCMAISVVVAVGNIADELVEKIASRIGKLKTGAGADSASDMGPVITAEAKSRITGLIQSADDDGAALVCDGRQADLPDQGFFVGPTLIDNVTPTMEVYKQEIFGPVLCVVRVDSFDEAVELINSNRFANGTAVFTRDGQTAREFEFRIEVGMVGINVPIPVPIGAFSFGGWKDSLFGDTHMYGPESFNFYTRRKVVTTKWPNANETQISLGFPTN; from the coding sequence ATGAATTCCCTAGTCCCAAATATCGTTTCGGGCAACAAGGTTGAGCCTCAAGATTCCCTGATTGATGTGTTGAACCCTTCAACTGGCGAAGCATTCGGGCAGTTGTGTCGTGCGGACCGCCAGGCGGTTTCCGATGCGATTTCCGCAGCCGACGATGCGTTTGGCCAGTGGCGCCAGACGTCACTGGCCAAACGCACAGAGGTCATGTTTAACCTGCGACAGATCATTCGCAGTAGGTCTGATGAGCTCGCAGCAGTCATTACACGCGAACACGGCAAGACGCTTGACGACGCCGCAGGTGAGATCGCACGTGGCTTAGAAAATGTGGAGTTCTGTGCTGGCCTGTTGAACCACATGAAGGGCGAATTTCTGGAGCAGGCCGCCACTGGCATCGATGTGAAGCAGATCAAGCAACCAGTAGGTGTCGTTTCGTGTGTGACCCCGTTCAATTTTCCAGCCATGGTGCCCCTGTGGATGATCACTACAGCAATCGCTGCAGGAAATGCAGTAATTCTAAAGCCGAGTGAACACACCCCTTACGCTGCGAACTGGATCGTGGAAGCCTTCCATGAAGCGGGCTTGCCACCTGGAGTATTGAATGTGGTTCATGGTGGTAAAGAAGTCGTGGATCAGCTCATTGAAGATCCTCGTGTGAAGGCGATTTCCTTCGTCGGGTCCACCCCGGTAGCGAAGTCGATTTACGCCAATGCGGCACAGAACGGTAAGCGAGTACAGGCACTCGGCGGCGCTAAGAACCACATGATCGTGATGCCGGATGCTGATCTAGAAGCCGCTGCAGACTGTGCTATTTCTGCTGGTTTTGGATCTGCAGGTGAGCGTTGTATGGCTATCAGTGTCGTGGTAGCAGTGGGCAACATTGCGGACGAGTTGGTGGAGAAGATTGCATCCCGCATCGGGAAGCTGAAGACCGGGGCAGGCGCAGATAGCGCTTCCGATATGGGGCCGGTGATCACCGCAGAGGCGAAGAGCCGTATCACTGGACTCATTCAATCTGCCGATGATGACGGTGCGGCGCTCGTCTGCGATGGCCGACAAGCTGATCTGCCAGATCAGGGCTTCTTCGTTGGACCAACGCTCATCGACAACGTCACTCCGACGATGGAAGTGTACAAACAAGAGATCTTTGGGCCAGTTCTGTGTGTTGTCCGAGTCGATTCCTTTGATGAGGCTGTCGAGTTGATCAACAGCAACCGATTTGCCAACGGCACCGCGGTGTTCACCCGGGATGGGCAGACCGCCCGAGAGTTCGAGTTCCGCATCGAAGTCGGCATGGTTGGCATCAACGTGCCGATCCCAGTCCCGATCGGCGCTTTCTCTTTCGGAGGTTGGAAGGATTCCCTCTTCGGCGACACTCACATGTATGGCCCAGAGTCTTTCAACTTTTACACGCGTCGCAAAGTAGTTACTACCAAGTGGCCAAATGCCAACGAGACGCAAATCAGCCTCGGCTTCCCAACGAATTAG
- a CDS encoding PucR family transcriptional regulator, translated as MRDWKVIAVSNFAATSVSPKPTENVGLSIDWLLKLPTLADAGARFIGEPRLIQRQIKWVHIVESFRSAQLLRGGELVLATGVGWGETNESLDEVVTAIWEAGATCLLLELGQHWTETPRAILRRCVELELPLITTQHEIHFVEITEAVHHELLHRAVEKSNAMNEVSRKFALLNQEQASVNQVIDQTAKFLKCPVVLEDPMHRIVSYSLGLEDKSLLDDWQVQLQTQTPEKSREIAGNVWFFIDIEARGVHWGRLLYCGKTQNPATGRFILRQAAVALTVERLSSTDSHGWSDVVEANILDALLAQDADPKKVLENRGLPVAGENYVVCRVSLASERKIETPVIREQLRKISAINRPLVAEVTSQKNEWLVVYVCRDGTNPAEFGKLVADRLAFSMSVAGKIVVVLDNVTSADLASFTREMWNIDAAITKMRLSRKIPGKGPQSIDVFGIERNQLDGLMLKLRNDVRVQEFCQSRIGQLIDADRENGTEYFTTLKAVLAEPSSRTVAAEQLHISRSALYNRIESIEKKLGISLSDPDSAFALSIATRVVQIIE; from the coding sequence ATGAGGGATTGGAAGGTGATTGCGGTGTCGAATTTTGCGGCAACCTCTGTGTCCCCGAAGCCGACGGAAAACGTTGGACTCAGCATCGATTGGCTGCTGAAACTTCCGACGCTTGCAGATGCGGGCGCTCGATTTATCGGTGAACCCCGACTGATCCAGCGACAGATCAAGTGGGTCCATATCGTGGAATCGTTCCGCTCCGCGCAACTGCTCCGCGGCGGAGAACTCGTGCTCGCTACTGGAGTGGGCTGGGGAGAAACCAACGAATCGCTCGATGAGGTGGTCACTGCAATCTGGGAGGCGGGCGCAACTTGCTTGCTTTTAGAGCTTGGCCAGCACTGGACTGAAACACCGCGCGCAATCTTGAGACGGTGCGTCGAACTCGAATTGCCACTGATTACGACCCAGCATGAGATCCATTTCGTCGAAATCACCGAAGCAGTGCACCACGAGCTGCTTCACCGAGCAGTTGAAAAGTCGAATGCGATGAATGAGGTTTCTCGAAAGTTTGCGCTCCTCAACCAGGAGCAGGCGAGCGTTAATCAAGTCATCGATCAGACGGCGAAATTCCTCAAATGTCCCGTCGTTCTAGAAGACCCGATGCACCGGATTGTTTCCTATTCGCTGGGCCTCGAAGACAAGAGCCTCCTGGACGATTGGCAGGTTCAGCTGCAGACACAAACCCCTGAGAAGAGTCGGGAGATCGCCGGGAATGTGTGGTTTTTCATTGACATTGAGGCGCGAGGAGTTCACTGGGGCCGCTTGCTCTACTGCGGCAAAACACAAAACCCGGCGACAGGACGCTTCATTCTTCGTCAAGCTGCGGTTGCGCTAACCGTTGAACGGTTGAGTTCTACGGATTCCCATGGCTGGTCTGATGTGGTTGAAGCGAACATTCTCGACGCGCTTCTTGCTCAGGACGCTGACCCGAAGAAAGTGCTTGAAAATCGTGGCCTGCCCGTGGCAGGTGAGAACTATGTGGTGTGCAGGGTTTCACTGGCCTCTGAACGGAAGATCGAAACTCCCGTCATTCGGGAGCAACTTCGGAAAATATCGGCGATAAATCGGCCACTCGTCGCAGAAGTTACTAGCCAGAAGAATGAATGGTTGGTGGTATACGTGTGTCGCGACGGTACCAACCCAGCTGAGTTCGGGAAATTGGTGGCTGATCGGCTTGCCTTCTCGATGTCGGTGGCCGGAAAGATTGTCGTCGTCTTAGACAATGTCACGTCCGCGGATCTTGCCTCATTCACACGAGAAATGTGGAATATCGATGCAGCCATCACCAAGATGAGGCTGTCCAGAAAGATCCCAGGCAAAGGGCCTCAAAGCATTGATGTCTTCGGCATCGAGAGGAATCAACTTGACGGTTTAATGCTGAAGCTGAGAAACGACGTGAGGGTTCAAGAGTTCTGTCAGAGCCGTATCGGACAACTCATTGACGCAGATCGAGAAAACGGAACTGAGTACTTCACCACGTTAAAGGCAGTTTTGGCCGAGCCATCTTCCAGGACAGTGGCGGCGGAACAACTTCACATCTCCCGATCTGCGCTCTACAACCGAATAGAGAGCATCGAAAAGAAATTGGGGATCAGCCTTTCCGATCCTGATTCAGCCTTCGCTCTCTCCATTGCGACACGAGTTGTGCAGATTATCGAGTAA